Genomic window (Onychomys torridus chromosome 5, mOncTor1.1, whole genome shotgun sequence):
gtgacgcatgcctttaatcccagcacttgggaggcagagccaggtggatctttttgagttccaggccagcctggtctacagagcgagatccaggaaaggtgcaaagctacacagagaaatcctgtctcaaaaaacaaaacaaaacaaaaaaacatgatcaaaatatatgaaaatatttttgaggttcttttttggtttttgttgttgttgttttgtgtagcgctggctgtcttggaactatgtagaccaggttggccttgaacgtGGAGGaaccacatgcctctgcctcccgagtgctgggattaaaggcaaggcGTTCATCACCACTGCCccacatgaaaatgttttaataaaaaaaatttagaggctggagagatggttcagtggttaagagcactgcctgctctttcagaggtcctgagttcaatacccagcaccacacggtgacttacaaccatctataacaggaactgatgccctcttctggcatgcacgTATACACGCAGAGcactcacacattaaaaaaataaacaaaaataaaataaaataattttaaaacagaagaaaagctgCCCTCCATCAGATGTAGTGatacaggtctgtaatcccagcactcctgaggctgaAACAGGGGaattgtgaattccaggccaacctgggctacatagtaatacctgtctcaaaagctttaaaaagagagaaaagagggctggagagatggctcagaggttaagagcactgactgctcttccagaggtcccgagttcaattcccagcacccacatggtggctcacaaccatctgtaatgagatctggtgccctcttctggcctgcagggatacaagcaggcagaacactgtacacataataaataaataaatcttttagagagagggagagagggagagagggagagagagagagagagggagagggagggagagagagagggagagggagggagagagacagagacagagagagagggaggagagaaaggaggagagaaaatcAGCTTTAGTAAACCTCGACAAAAGAGCcaacctcctctctcttctggaGCTGATTTTTCTGTAGTAGCTGTTACCATCTAAAGTGTACTGCAGTGAACTTTGTATCTGGTGGTTttatctcttttctcctctccaggATCTGCAGCTGTGTTTCCAAAACCCAGAACAGTTCCTGATCCCGCATTGTAATCAATAAATGAGTGAGCCTGAGTCCTTGTAAGAACTGGAGTCGGAGGGCTGGAGCGGTAGCGCAACaattaagatcacttgctgctctcccagaggacccaaacCCAGTTCCTAGCGTCCatgttggacagctcacaactacctctgACTCCAGAGGCAGCGGGttcaacgccctcttctggcctccacaggcacatgcacatagccataaattaaaataaaaaataaatcttaaaaaaaaaaaataaaagaagaaccaGAATCATTCCTTCCCCAAACTTAGATTCCCCATCTAGACCTGATCTTCCTCCTTGGAGCCCTCCTCCGACCTTGTCTAGTGATCAGCTATGTGAAAAAAGATTTCAAGTCTTAGATCTTACTTCCCTGGACGTCTACTGACTACTACCTGGGCCAGTTCATCCATTTCCCCTTCGTTCATTCCAACCTACCTCCTCGTAATTACCAGAATGCACCTGTTTCTTTCACGTCTCAGGTTCTTCTGCCAAGAATTCTTTGGCCAATGTGTCCCTGGAGTAACCTCTTAACCATTTTTTCAGGGCTCGGTTTAGGCCTCACTTTCTCTGAGAAGCCTTCCCGATGTGTAAAGGGTCCCAGGGTCTTGATGGCTTCTTGACAGCCCTAGGCTGTCACGGTTGGAGGCTAGGTCCATATTCCCTACCGTTCCCTGAACTCCCGGAGATCAGGGAGGGTCTGATTTACCCTCTCGGCCCAAGCACTCTCTAGACGCAGAATGAATGAAGGCAAGGTGAGGATGGAGACCCTGAAGGCGGGGTCTGGAGACAAATGAGAGGGTGTGGCCCACACCAATAAGAACCCCTAAGCAGAGGTTGACGTGAGAGAAGAACCAATGGGAACCGAGAGATCCGGGGGGCGTGCCCTGGAGGCCAATAAAGGGCGTGGGACAGGGCGAAGGGCGTGCCCAATGGAGGGCGGGGCTAGAAGACAATGGAGTAGGGGAATTCTCTGGTTAATGAAGAGGGGTCAGGTCGCATGCTTAGTCTCGGTCTTTGGAGTGGGATGCGGGTTCGGTTCGCATGCCGTGCCCCCACCTGTTCGCACCTCTATTGCTGTCCGCAATCCCTGCTCTTCAAAGCCGATCGCTGGCCTCCGAGACTGTGGGAGCCGGCGCCAAAGACACACGCAATCGGGCGCGCGCACGCTCACACGGATATGCGCAGGCTCACGTCAGTCTCCGCGGTAGCGGGAGCTTAAACCCACTGTGGGCGGAGCCAGGAGTGCGAAAGGGGCGGAATCACTGCCACGCTACGCCCCTGGACGGGTTGTGGTCCTAAACCTCCCCCTCCACAAGTTTCCCCACTTCTAAAGCGACTCGCGAGGGCGGTGGGGACACTTATTGCCGGCGAGTGGATACGTGGGTACTGAGTTCTTCCGCGGGAGCCCAGGGTTTGGGGGACGCAATTCACAAAGAGAGCGGACGTCTGCATAGGCGAGATGCTGTCAGAATACTAGGATTGCAACCAGGACTGGGAGTGCCACTGTGCACGGACCCCTAATTTCACCGCTGCTTTCGACACCCGCGTGCCCAAACACAGATTCAGACGCGCGGTGGACGTGGCTTTATTACGCAGACAGACGGGGTCAGGAGCAGGGACccgaggggaggcaggaggacagcgaGGGCGTAGGCGTGGGTACGAGGCTGAAGAGTGCAGGGCGGCCAGTAGGTGAGGGCGGTGGGCCGGCCTGCAGAGAGCTGAGCGCAGCCTGGCGATGCTCTCGGGACACGTCCCCGCGCAGGTCCAAGAGGGCGGAGACATGATCCTCGCTGCAGGAATACCACCAAGCGTGTCAGCCCCGCCCTTGCCGTCCCAGGCTCCTCCTCCCCTGTCCCCTTTCCCCCGCGCCCCCCTACCGCACCTCACGTCGGGAAATTTTTGCCTCAAGCCTGCCACCTCGAGGCCAAGCAGCGTGGGATCGTGGAGGTTGAGCAGTTCCCCCAGCGCGAGCAGCACCGGCGCGCAGTGAGCGCTCTCCTCCAGGCCCTGAACACATTGGGGCAGGGTTTCCAGGCGCCCTCGGCTCCCACCCGACTACTAAGATTCTCTCGACTGTCTGCCCTCCCACCGAGCTCTcaccagacccaggaaaagctcCTTAAGCTGGGCAGCATCGTGCCGAAGGCGCTCCGCCGCCTGGGTCCGCTCGTCCGCCCCGCGGCACACGAGGCGGCCCTGCAGCAGCGCGCGTAGGTATTGCAACACCACGGTTCGTTCCGCCTCCgccagcagcagctgcaggacagGTAACCAGTGTGAGTACAGATTCCCATCGGCAGTGCCCCTTCCCCAGCCTCCGTCTCCCTGCTCCACCTGAACAGCAGGCTTCCGCACACGCCAGAAATCTTGGCAGAAGTGCGACGTCTGCTCACACACACCGTGCAACAGCTCAGAACTCGATAGCCAATGGCGCGAAGGAAGAGACGCGAACAGGGGCTAGGGAGGGAAAGCATGGCAGAGAGAGGCTAGAGAAATGATCTGGATCCTGCAGTGACCCCGGTAAACATACCGTGtccctccttcccactcccaTCCTGACTGGAATGGAAGCCtcacctggagctcaacctggagTGCTTCCAACACCAGGCGGCAGATCCTCCTCTGTACGTCATCCAGCGCGGATTCTATTGGAGCCAAGACCCCTGAAGCTTCTCCGTCGGGCAGCAGGACGGATAACGAAGAGCTGAACCAACCAAAAGAACGACTTCAGGACCAAGGCCAAGGCTCGCATGGTCCTCAAGGAGTCATCCATTCTGGCGCCACCttgtggtgctgtgtgtgtggtgggagcgGGGGCGGGAAGGGTGGCTCTGAGCTTATGAAGGTCTCGGGTATTCTGAAGGGCTAGGAAGGGCATGCCCAGAGGACTTGCCTCTAAGGTAACCTCATTCTTCCTCATCGGTAAGGGAGTGGAGCTAATTTTAGTCAAGAGGGAGTTAAAAAGCATCAGCTTGTATATCTGTCTGTATGCCTACCACAAAGAGCATAATACTCAAGAAGCTAGCCGGGCctggtggaggctggagatggAAGATGGCTaccagtctgaggccagcctgggccacagagtgaaactcttgtctcaaagtTGGAGGAGCAGAGGAAATTTTTCTTGTTCATAGCTGTAACTTCACACGTTATCTGATATAGAGGAAAGCCTTGGTAAATACTGGCTGAAAGACTGTGGTAGATATTCACATCTGTATCTCAACTGATTCTCAGAGTATTCTACTGTGATCCAGTAATACTAATGAGGGAAGTGACAGGTACCCAGGTACAACTGGTAATGAGCAGAGCTAGGGTAGCAAACCCATCTTCGGGGGCCCAAAGTGGTTCTAATGTGGGTGGCATCCATGCATGTGAGGAATTCAGAAGAGTGTTAGTGAAGGTGTACCTCAGTGCTGATTGGTGGTTGAAGGCAGCCAGTAGGTAGGGCACATAGTGAGGGGCTGCTCCCCTGAGGTGGTCTCGAGAGAATCGGATGAGAGCATCACTGAAGCTGTAGTGGGTAGAGGGGACTCTTGGGTTTGCTGCCACTCTGGCACCCCCACAGCTGCAGCCCCACTTTCAAGTCCTTGTTTAAAGGAACCCTCGCCCACTGGTGAGGGGTGCCCCTATTCACTCAGAGCCGTTTGGCTGTCGGGGATTGTGAATGAGTCCCTGCTCGGCACACCTCCTCAAGAATGCGGCCAGTTCTGACAGTGCCATGTCATGGACCCGCCGATGCAGTGAGTCACTGATCAGGCTGGTCACTTGAATGTTCTCAGCCAGGATCTACAGGCAGGGAGGGGCAGCCTTTAGTTCCGTAGACCTGCCCACCTCCCTTTCCTGGTGGGAACTGTCTGCTTGCCTTGGGTACTTCCCACCCACCTGCAGTACAATGGCTGGCATTGGTGAGTGGTAGAAGCCGGATGGGTCTGTGTTGGGCTCCTGCTCCTTGCTCCACTCAGCTACCTCCCCATCTAGTGCCTTCTgcagccactgagccacactcacCTTGGAAGAAAGGACAAGGAGCAAGACGTGCCAGAGCATTGACAAGACATTCAACTAGATAATGGGCACAGCGCTGGGCACAGCACCTCAGTTCTCTGCCCTAACTAGTCACCTGGACTTGGGCCACAAATGCTGCCTCCAGCTGCTCCATGTTCTCTGAGGTCAGGAGGGGCTCTAGCTGGGACACATCAGCCTCAGGCCCTAGTTCCAAGTTCCCCATCATTTCTTCCCTAGAGACGGACACGGACAGCAGGATGTCATGCTGAGCCTCTAGTCTCCCCACTTCCCACTTCTCCAAGGACACTCACCCCATGTACACATGCAATGCCCAGTGCAGCAAGGCAAAGGCGTCCGCAGCTCCCAGCTCAGGCCTTGAGAGGAGTTGTTGCACACTGCGGCGCAGGCCACTGTGCAGGGTGTGGGCCCAAAGCTGCACCACATTGTAGTTTGGTGGGCAGCAGGGTGCCACTAGTGCCTCAGCTGTTGCCAACTCAGCAGGCAGAGCTACCTGCAGAGCCTCAAGCCACCTTGCTAGGGCCCCTGGCTCAGGCAGCCCAGGTGATGAGAAATGGATCCGCTCCAGGCCCTCCTGGAGTGCCCGAAGACAGCGCTGTCGCCAGTCTCGCGGTGCCTGCCCCAGGATTGTACGCTCAGTCTCCACCTCTGCCACACGGAGGGCAGCTACCAGCAGGGCTGGATCCTCACGCGCTAGTCGTCCTGCAGCTCCCGCAGCTGCCTCCACTGCTTGGCCCAATGCCTCGGCCAGAAGGCCCAGTCCCTGGAAGATTGGCAACTGCAGTCCTCCTAGGGGTGCCCATGTCTCCTCTTGCAGCTGCTCTAGCTCCCGCAGGCTCACATATGCCTCCAAGAATCGCTGAGCATCAATCAGGGTCTGTGTGTGGGCCACTGCAGCTGGCACTAGTGAAGAAAGGAGGTGGCTTGAGGTCTCAGTCTTCCCACCTGTGCTGTGGGTACAGCAAGGGAGACTGAGGTCCTGAGACTGGCGTGATGTATTAAATATTTAGTAATAAGCACAGTAGAGCATTGGTTAATCTGAACATTCAGGCTCAGGCCTAGAGTTGGGCCATATGTCAATCCCTGAGCCAATATTTCAACACATGAAATCGAGAATGCTagggaggtgggatgggaggctagagagatagctcagtggttatgagcacttgctgctttttttttGCACAGGACCtgcgtttgattcccagcacccatgtggcatctcacaacagcctataactccagttccaagattTAAGTCATCTTCTGACCCCTGCATgtaccaggcactcatgtggtacacatacatacattcaggcactCAAACACttacaataaaaaaatctttaaaaagaacattagAGAGCAGACAAATACATGAGAGATCAATGCTGGCTGCCTTTCACCCACTTGTTAGGGAAATATTTACAAACATAGCtacatatgtatttgtatttatgtgtatatacactgATGCATACATATGGATGCAAGTACCATTGAATTTCTATAGATACATGTGTAATTGGGGGGATGcctgggattgaatttagggtCCTGCACATACTAAGCACATATTCTACCGCTGAACTACAGCCAAAGCCCTTTCAATGTGTTAATCACTGTGGTCACAACCACATAATGGAATGTCCATGTTGACTCTAACATCCCAAGCTTGAGAACCCCAGAATGAGCTGTTTGTGTACCCTATTTCATATACCCTTTGAGGCTGAGGTTACTCTCTGGAGTGTCCCTGGTACAACTCTCCATGTAATTACTTCCCGAGAGTCCCAGCAGCTGATCAGTATGGGTGTTTGTGGACTATTAGAAACTGAGTCAGGTCCTCCATACTCACCCGCTTGTAGTCTTGGCAGCAACTGAGTCAGGACCTGGAGTTGCTTGTGCTGGACAACACGTTCCCTCAGGGGCGCCAGGGTCTGTGAGGTCTGAGACAACTCCTGGAGTAGGTGATGGGCCTGGCTCAGGGCTTCACGAGTTCCCTGCACAGCCTCAAGGGCTCGAGCCAGTTGCCACACACCAGTCTGTACACCTTCCAGGTATGACTGTACCACTGACTGTGGAGAGAGTTAGTTTATCAGGCCTGGCCAGCCCTGCAGCCCACTCCAACACCACTGCTCCCCATCCTACACTCACCTTGATCCGAGCTTCCAGGAAACAGTTACGCTGCACTTCCCGGCTGCGGTACTGGCTCAGCCGGGCCAGCTGCTCCGGCCGGTAGAAGATGCCTGAAGCCCACTTGAGTGCAGCACCCCGAGCCAGCTGTTCTGCCCTCTCCTGCTCTGGCCACTCAGGCCCTGGACAGGAAGAGCCTGGGAAGTTGTGCCAGTCAGTGAGGGCCTCTAGCTAACAAACCTGCTGCCCTGCTGTTTCCTCAACCAGGGCAGCCCACCCTTGGCTATCCTCTAGAGTTCTAGCCAGACCTGGCAGGAAAACCTAGCCCAACTAGTCCATTTTTCTTGCCATCATCCTCCCCCCCAGCCAAGCTAGCAAGGCTCATACCAGGAAGAAGTGTGGGCTGGATTTTGTCCTTGGCTGCTGAGTCCATGGTGTGCCTTGGGGAGCTGGAGATGTGGTAGGAGTGGAGGTCAGAGTCTGGAGTAGACCAGGCAGGATGGATATTCCTTTGGCTCCTCCGAGAAAGAAGAGCAAGCTTCTTGCCTAGTCCCCTAAGGAAATAGGGGGGAGGGAGGTATGATAGAGGGGGGATACCTGGGAGGCCTCTGCGGTTCTGGGTTGTGCCTCTGCAGATGCCAAGTGTGAGAGCATGCACATAGGCCTAACGTGCTAGCTGCAAGTCCCTTTTTTCGCTCTGTAATACTCAGGAAATTTGGTACAGAACTTACCAGATCTGACCGGTGTCCAGTTCTCCCTCCTCTGCAAACGGCCTTGGCCTTGAGAATGGCCTTCTCTCTCCTGCAGAGCTGGGCACACCCTCACTGCTCACGGGACCTAAGTGACTCCAGCTCTGACACCAGCAGCCAAATTCCTCTCCCCAAGGAAGcctctctcccacttcccagcCCAGACGCCCCTTCTTCTCCCCAAGGCCCCTCcctttacaaggcagaaaggaaggaagttgaGTCTCTGGCACTTTATTCCCAACAGGAAAAGCAGCCACACTGAGGTGGGGAGAGCTGGGAGCCACTtcctgtggggtgggggcaggcatcAACTCCCTGGGATCATCAAGTCTGGACCAGCCCACCTTAGGACTTGTAAGTGCTCAggaaacacatatgtacatataaagcTGATTTGGCCTCAAGCTGGTTTGAAGGATGACCCTCCCATGTGTTGATGTGGCAGCAAACATGCATGACAGTATAACTACTGATggccccccctcccaccccctacccccaccctctaCCCCTCTACACACAGAAAAGGGTATGAACCTCTGTAGAGGAAAGAGCCCCTGTTGTCAGGAGAGAGTGTAGTGGGAGATGGCAGTTAGGAATCATAAAAGTTATTTTGTTCCTAAAACTGATAGAGAGCCACAGAGGACATTAGATGATAATAATGTAGTCACCACTTGGTGCACCATGCAAATCCATCCATCGGGATAGAGACCTGGCTGCCAGAAGGGTAGCCTGATGAGGGCTTGCAGCTAAAGCTCTGAGTCAGTTTTGATGTACAAAGGCCCAAGTAAGTACCCTTGCTGAACATGAACACCTCAGAAAGACTGCCGCAATTTCAGAGCTAGCACCGTGGGCTCTATTATAAGTGGGTTTTGTGAATTCTGCTGGTTTTACTCTCTCAAGTGTGAATCCTCAATAGGTTTGCTGAAGGCAGTTTGTTTCCTAGAGGAACTGACCAAAAATAAACAGGTAACAAGTGATAACAATGTTAAAAATAagaaggggttgggggtttagctcagtgatagagtgcttaaaggccctgggttccatcctcagctggggggaggggggacttgtcagcaggcaagatggctcagaagctaagagcactggctgctcttgcagagaaccgggttcagttctcagcacctgtatggcagctcacaaccgcctttaactccagctcctggggatctgacaccctcttctaaacCTCCCTGAGCACCTGCACactgtgcacaaacccacacatatacaaataataaaaatacaaacctttaaaaaaaaaaaggagacttacaaacacacacaatcctTTCTATACGTCAAGAATCGCTTTAAAGGCTTCGCTTATCATCACACATAGGTCAAAACCTTTGCGTGGACTGAGAAGTGGCTGTAGATGAGGCCCCTGGCCTCTGTGAGCTGTATGTGGCATGGAGGCCGGGGGAAAACAATGCTGGAGCTAAAGCGGAGTGGAGATGGAAAAAGTGGGCAAGCTAGATATAGTTAGTGCTTGCTGGTCTGGCAAGAAGCGAAGAAGGAAAGGATGATCTCAAAACAGCaaggaagccaggcggtggtggcgcacgcctttaatcccagcactcgggaggcagagccaggcggatctttgtgagttcgaggccagcctgggctaccaagtgagttccacgaaaggcgcaaagctacccagagaaaccctgtctcgaaaaacaaacaaacagggtggggatttagctcagtggtagagcgcttgccttgcgagctcaaggccctgggttcgatcctcagctcaaaaacaaacaaacaaacaaaacaaaaacagcaaggAAGCCTTCAGGAGCAGTTGTAAGTTAATAGGCTAAGTTTATCAGGTGATATGTCTTCCCTTCCCTAGAAGGGGTTGGGGGGGGTGTCGGGCAGCTAGTAGTTTGGAGGCAAGTTAGCAAGGAAAATTTGGGTGGTTCCCTCTTCTCTACTGCCGGGACTGCTCACTgacattcccccacccccacttcctcctaTACAATTTGTCAGGTCTCCTAGCAGCTGCCCTAGGTAAGGGTTGCTTTCGTCTTCTTTGCGAATGGTACATTTGCTGATGGTCCCCGAAGTTTTACGCCCAGATCTGCAGACAGGAATTGCACCAGATACCCTGGGAGGGCGCGAGACGGAAGCGGAAGCAGCGGTGATAGCTCCGGTGGCCCGGCGACTAAGAACGGAAGCGGAAGTGGCACCGCCGccggcctggcctggcctggctgaGGGGtggcggcgggcggcgggcgggcgggcgcgatGGCGGAGGCCGGGCCACAGGCGCCACCGCCCCCGGGTACTCCAAGCAGGCACGAGAAGAGTCTGGGGCTTCTCACCACCAAGTTTGTGTCGCTTCTGCAGGAAGCCAAGGACGGCGTGCTTGACCTCAAGCTGGTGCGGCCCGGGCTGAGTGAGGGGCGACAGGGGAGATGCTGGACCAGGCCTGGACCAGTAGCGGGAACCACTGGGCTGCCCCGCTAGGTCCTCCAACAGCCGGCCGCCACCCGAGAGAGGCGGGGGGCTGTTTTCATTCACTCCGGCCACAGAGTCAGCTCTGAGTCGGGGCTGCAGGTGCTGGCCCTCGTGGCCCTCCGTGGCTAGCACGGGGAAACGAGCATCAGAATATCGGGACACAGCTAAGCCAAGCCTTTCCCCAGCACACTGCTGGAGTGACTGGGAGGAACTCCGGGGCAGGGGACACAGACTTCCCCACTCCTCCAGACTAAAGGGAGCAGGGTACACAGTTAAGAGCGGGGCTAGCATTCTCCATTCTCTTATACTTACCAGGCAGCCGACACTCTAGCTGTGCGCCAGAAACGGCGGATTTACGACATCACCAACGTGTTGGAAGGTATTGGTCTGATCGAGAAAAAATCCAAGAACAGCATCCAGTGGAAGTGAGTCGGGATGGATGTTAGCGAGGGCAGAAGTGTGGGGTGTGGGATGATGGCTGTAGGAGAGAGCAGAGGTATGGGACCCAGAGTTCTCAGCAGCCCCTCTCAAGCCTCTCGTTCCTCTGGCTCAGGGGTGTGGGGCCAGGCTGCAATACCCGGGAAATTGCCGACAAGCTGATTGAACTCAAGGCAGAGATCGAGGAGCTGCAGCAGCAAGAGCAAGAACTTGACCAACACAAGGTGTGGGTGCAACAGAGCATCCGGAATGTCACAGAGGACGTCCAGAACAGCTGATATCCTCCGGCAGTCCCTGCTCTGGGGAGTGGGCAAGGGGTCCTCAGCTGGTTTTGCTCTATGGAGCTTTGGGCCCTGTCCCTTCTTGGGAGAATGATCCTGCAGCCCCTGGTCAGATTCAGacttgaggctcccttctctcccaaTCTTAGCCCATGATCCTTACCCACTTGGACCCCAGGTTCCAGAACAGCTTCTGAGGGCTTGCTTCTGAGGGCTTGCTTGTGTGTCAGACATCTGCTAAAACACTGGGTCTTCTGTGGTCTGCCATCTGGCACAGTAAGAAGGGCATCAGCTGTTCTCCTTAACCCCCACACCTTGGCCTACGTGACTCATGAAGATATCTGCAGATGCTTTGCTGGTGAGCAGAGCCTGGGAAGGGGGAGATGGAGGTGGGACTGAGCTAAGCTACAGAGACCTGAGCATCAGGTTCAGTGCTCAAGGAGATGTTCCGTCTCCTAAGAGGGCTCCTGATGCCTGCTTAAAGAGAAACCAGGCAGAGTCTCAGTATAAAAGTCACTGGAGCTCTGTAGAGACCAACAATACTGAGGGTACAAGGGTCTCAGTGTGTCCCTAAGTTTGGTTCttagatatgatagaggaaaagggagaatgtgtatgtttgtgcacagtCTTTCATACTTGTATTccaagggtggggtggggtcagtGGTGTCCATTTCTAATCTGTAGTTAGTGTATATAGGAGCTGTTCCTTCTTCTATTCCATCTTGTATCTTGGTCTTGGGAAAACTTAGATCTGTTTCTAGGGATCAGTGTCATTGGATGAGTGAGGGGCTACCTGTGTCCGGTGACTTCACTCCAGAATGTGATtatactttaatcctagcacttgggaggcagaggagagatgtctgagtttgaagtcagcctggtatacactgcaagttccaggacagccagagctgttacacaaagaaaccctgtctcgaaaaaacaaacaaaaaagactcaaaaggaagaaaaaaagtgtttgtaCCGGATTTTCTGGTTACTGAACATAAGTCTTTGGGGTGAGAAGAGTTGTAGCTCTACCTAGCACTCTGGGGTGGTAGAGGCTTAATATTCAGTCTCTTAGAGACTATGGTCTCTTGTCCTGCTCCAGTGAACAGACACTTCCTGTCCTAGCTCAGAATGCACTCACAGGCCCTGACCCATTCCCCTGTCATTCTAGGAGACACCCTCCTTGCCATCCGGGCCCCATCGGGCACCAGCCTAGAGGTGCCCATCCCAGAGGTAGGTGTTCATCCCTGGAAGGCGGTGTCAACTGAGGGCGGATACTGGCTGTGGAGCTTGATAAGTTCTGGGTGGGGTAGGTAGGCCTGGAGTTTGGGGTTATCTGGGCGGATTGGCAGCCAGAGGAGTGGGATGACAGCCTGGCTTTCACCAAAGTCAGGCGGGAGCCTTGCCTGCTTGCAATTCTACTTTGTGCCCATCTCCAGGGTCTCAATGGTCAGAAGAAGTACCAGATTCACTTGAAGAGCATGAGTGGTCCCATCGAGGTGCTGCTCGTGAACAAGGAGGCATGGAGTTCACCACCTGTGGCTGTGCCTGTACCTCCCCCTGAGGATCTGCTCCAGAGTCCACCTGCTGTTTCTACCCCTCCACCTCTGCCCAAGCCTGCATTAGCTCATCCCCAAGAAACCTCTCGTCCATGCAGTCCCCAGCTAACTGTCCCCGCTCCCGTCCTTGGCAGCACTGAAGTCTCAGGGGTGGCAGGACAGACAGCTGAGATTGCAGGTGAGACACTGGTAAGATGTGATGGGTTGTTTTCTGGAGCCCACAAGAAGGTGCCTGTGTTATGGAGTACTGGACTAAGAATTGGACGAGGCTGCTGGGTCCTTGCCTAGCTTTCCTTGGTGTCACAGTGAATGTGCCCTTTTAAAtgacctttttcctttatttgtggGGGAGGCATGCCCcacattcatgtggaggtcagatgacaacttgaagagattggttctctccttttttttttttttttgttttttgttttttttttttttgggggtgggaggttttgagacagggtttctctgtgtagttttggtgcctatcctggatctcactttgtagaccaggctggcctcaaactcacagagatccacccgcctttttttttttttagttttatttattgcaTAAATTAAATtacatagtgttctgtctgcatgtatgcctgcaggccagaagaaggcaacagatcttattacagatggttttgagccaccatgtggttgctgggaattcaactcagtctggaagagcagtcagtgcgcttaacctctgagccatctctccagccctgttctctcctttaatatgggttctggggatcgaactcaggtcatcaggtttggccaCAAGTGTCTTTACTCACTGGCCATCTCACTTGCCATGAATATGCCTTTTCTAACAAGGAAGCTTTGACTGTACGAAGCATTAGTAGGGAAGTTTATCTCAAATTGAACAGTATCTAATGGATCCTGGCAACCCGAGTCTCCCTCCTCCAGG
Coding sequences:
- the E2f4 gene encoding transcription factor E2F4 isoform X2; protein product: MAEAGPQAPPPPGTPSRHEKSLGLLTTKFVSLLQEAKDGVLDLKLAADTLAVRQKRRIYDITNVLEGIGLIEKKSKNSIQWKGVGPGCNTREIADKLIELKAEIEELQQQEQELDQHKVWVQQSIRNVTEDVQNSCLAYVTHEDICRCFAGDTLLAIRAPSGTSLEVPIPEGLNGQKKYQIHLKSMSGPIEVLLVNKEAWSSPPVAVPVPPPEDLLQSPPAVSTPPPLPKPALAHPQETSRPCSPQLTVPAPVLGSTEVSGVAGQTAEIAALDTRPLQSSALLDSSSSSSSSSSSSSSSSSSSSGPNPSTSFEPIKADPTGVLDLPKELSEIFDPTRECMSSELLEELMSSEVFAPLLRLSPPPGDHDYIYNLDESEGVCDLFDVPVLNL
- the E2f4 gene encoding transcription factor E2F4 isoform X1, which encodes MAEAGPQAPPPPGTPSRHEKSLGLLTTKFVSLLQEAKDGVLDLKLAADTLAVRQKRRIYDITNVLEGIGLIEKKSKNSIQWKGVGPGCNTREIADKLIELKAEIEELQQQEQELDQHKVWVQQSIRNVTEDVQNSCLAYVTHEDICRCFAGDTLLAIRAPSGTSLEVPIPEGLNGQKKYQIHLKSMSGPIEVLLVNKEAWSSPPVAVPVPPPEDLLQSPPAVSTPPPLPKPALAHPQETSRPCSPQLTVPAPVLGSTEVSGVAGQTAEIAVSGGPGTENKDGGELSSLPLGLTALDTRPLQSSALLDSSSSSSSSSSSSSSSSSSSSGPNPSTSFEPIKADPTGVLDLPKELSEIFDPTRECMSSELLEELMSSEVFAPLLRLSPPPGDHDYIYNLDESEGVCDLFDVPVLNL